In the genome of Blastocatellia bacterium, one region contains:
- a CDS encoding response regulator yields the protein MNSNNNKQSTVMILNDVPSQRRLMTSALEKDGWRVVPCASAEQAFEVLQSEEPIDLILTELCIPGTQGWQLCCLLRSAEYAALRNIPILAVSAIFSGSDPHQLAAELGADSFLGSPYTPAMLSERARTLMQERPAKRSRPVLIVEPDGTQAMALAEAFERHGYEVHHATTSQQARQQVQHVNPVVIVLAHPLPDLSTEDLLIELKQSAHEAVIMMTAGETDPAQPLLWTQQGADGCLRNPFDPEYLIELSRKARSARLLMRINERLAEQILKLRAMIENQDEGIAIVNPDEVVTFSNPASDAIFGVALGTLVGRHLSEFTDAEQMEIIRSQTERRRRGEHSRYELDIIQPGGCKRRLLVTATPQYDDAGQFSGTLGIVRDITDQRKMEDELLKIQKLESLSILAGGIAHDFNNYLVAILGNISLAKLALSPEDEAYQRLGAAENAASRAKDLTQQLLSFSKGGAPIKRAASLAAILQQTAEFALRGSNVRLDLAVADDLWTAEFDHGQISQLITNLVINADQAMPHGGTIQIKAENVTLDHRHTLPLSGRHYVKLTVRDHGVGIPEEYLDKIFDPYFTTKQTGNGLGLATCYSIVKKHDGHITVESHPGVGTTFTVYLPALPHQQLPPDPPAQPQHPSRRGKILVMDDDEIIRDVTAHVLRRLNYQAEFAQDGLQAIEIYQRARQEGEPFDAVILDLTVPHGLGGKETIQRLLQVDPQVNAIVSTGYSNDPVVADFEKFGFKGCVIKPYKMHELHSLLQQLINQSPATQTTESIPSGNR from the coding sequence ATGAACAGCAACAATAATAAACAATCAACCGTGATGATCCTCAACGACGTTCCTTCGCAACGCCGCTTGATGACCAGCGCCTTAGAGAAAGATGGATGGCGCGTTGTGCCTTGCGCAAGCGCTGAGCAAGCGTTTGAAGTCTTGCAGAGTGAGGAACCAATTGACCTCATTCTGACAGAGCTGTGCATACCCGGCACGCAGGGGTGGCAGCTCTGTTGTCTGCTCCGCTCAGCAGAGTATGCGGCGTTGCGCAACATCCCGATTCTGGCCGTCTCGGCGATCTTTTCAGGCAGCGACCCTCACCAGCTTGCCGCTGAGCTTGGGGCTGACTCGTTTCTCGGTTCTCCTTACACGCCAGCAATGCTCAGCGAACGTGCGCGGACGCTGATGCAAGAGCGCCCAGCCAAGCGCTCGCGCCCCGTGCTGATCGTCGAACCTGACGGCACGCAAGCGATGGCATTGGCCGAAGCGTTTGAACGCCACGGCTACGAAGTTCACCATGCGACGACCAGCCAACAAGCGCGGCAACAGGTCCAACACGTCAACCCGGTCGTCATTGTGCTTGCCCATCCACTGCCTGATCTCTCAACCGAAGACCTGCTGATTGAATTGAAGCAATCGGCTCACGAGGCCGTCATCATGATGACTGCTGGTGAGACTGATCCGGCTCAGCCACTGCTCTGGACGCAACAAGGCGCCGATGGTTGCTTGCGCAACCCATTTGACCCGGAATACCTGATCGAGCTGAGCCGCAAAGCGCGCAGCGCCCGGCTCCTGATGCGCATCAACGAACGGCTCGCAGAACAAATCCTGAAGCTGCGCGCAATGATCGAAAACCAGGATGAAGGCATTGCCATTGTCAACCCAGATGAAGTTGTCACTTTCAGCAATCCGGCCAGCGACGCAATCTTCGGGGTGGCGCTGGGCACGTTGGTGGGACGGCATCTTAGCGAGTTCACTGACGCTGAACAGATGGAAATCATCCGGTCGCAAACAGAGCGGCGACGCCGCGGCGAGCACAGTCGGTATGAGCTGGATATCATTCAACCCGGCGGCTGCAAGCGTCGGCTGCTGGTCACGGCTACACCACAATATGATGACGCCGGACAATTCTCCGGCACGCTGGGCATCGTGCGCGACATCACCGATCAACGCAAGATGGAAGACGAGCTGCTGAAGATACAAAAACTCGAATCCCTGAGCATTCTGGCCGGCGGCATTGCTCACGATTTTAACAATTATCTGGTGGCCATCCTGGGCAACATCTCGCTGGCCAAGCTCGCGCTGTCGCCAGAGGATGAGGCGTACCAACGGTTGGGTGCAGCCGAAAACGCGGCCAGCCGCGCCAAAGACCTCACGCAACAATTGCTGAGCTTCTCCAAAGGCGGCGCGCCAATCAAAAGAGCCGCTTCGCTGGCTGCCATCTTGCAGCAAACGGCCGAATTCGCGCTGCGCGGCTCCAATGTGCGTCTAGACCTTGCTGTGGCAGACGATCTGTGGACAGCAGAATTCGACCACGGTCAAATCAGCCAACTTATCACCAATCTCGTCATCAATGCCGATCAAGCCATGCCTCATGGAGGAACCATCCAGATTAAAGCCGAGAATGTGACGTTAGATCATCGCCACACGCTGCCGCTGAGCGGTCGTCATTACGTCAAGCTCACCGTCCGGGATCACGGCGTCGGCATCCCAGAGGAATATCTCGATAAGATTTTTGATCCCTACTTCACCACTAAGCAAACAGGCAATGGTTTGGGACTGGCCACCTGTTACTCCATCGTGAAAAAACATGACGGGCACATCACTGTGGAATCGCACCCGGGCGTCGGAACCACATTTACTGTCTATCTGCCAGCGTTGCCACATCAACAACTTCCTCCTGATCCTCCGGCTCAACCGCAACACCCGAGCAGGCGCGGCAAAATTCTCGTGATGGACGATGATGAAATCATCCGCGACGTCACGGCCCACGTCTTACGCCGCCTCAACTACCAAGCCGAATTTGCTCAGGACGGCCTGCAGGCTATCGAAATCTATCAACGAGCGCGTCAAGAAGGTGAGCCGTTCGATGCGGTCATCCTTGACCTGACTGTTCCTCATGGTTTAGGCGGTAAGGAAACAATTCAACGGCTTCTGCAAGTTGATCCGCAGGTGAACGCGATTGTATCAACCGGATACTCAAACGATCCGGTTGTTGCTGATTTTGAAAAGTTCGGCTTCAAAGGATGCGTGATCAAACCCTACAAAATGCACGAGCTTCATTCGCTGTTGCAACAACTCATCAATCAATCACCAGCAACCCAAACAACTGAGTCCATACCGAGCGGCAATAGGTAA